In Pedobacter sp. WC2423, the following are encoded in one genomic region:
- a CDS encoding efflux RND transporter permease subunit, giving the protein MSVTGLAIKRPILFIVFFLILGCLSVISYQKLKYELLPNLATPTITVITAYPGASPEDVENSVTKKIEDAVAGVSKSKKVNSLSSDNLSVVSIEFMADANPDQAEQEVQRAVNSTLADFPTGVKAPVLEKFNVNDLPVLKLAVTASISPPALYELVNNTLKSRLAQIKGVGKVKILGGTPKEIKVLAKQDKLISSGLSITDVYETIRKANTDYPVGTVKDSDAQFGVKLGGKLTDTNMVKNLKIKNYPDGSSLSVKDVASIQISHKDEEISSRLNGKSSIALFINKQSGANAAEVTQVVREELQRIEKEYAAKKIKFNVAQDSSEFTLEAAHQVYDDLGIAILLVALVMLVFLHSLRNSLIIMVSIPASLFSAFIMMYALDYSLNLMTLLAMSLVIGVLVDDSIVVLENIYHHLEMGKDKRTAALDGRNEIGFAALSITLVDVVVFLPMALVPGLVGSLIKEFSLVIVVSTLSSLVVSFTLTPMIASRFAKLEILNRKTIFGRMSLWFEAQMQRITEAYGKLLNWSLNHRIIIGLVAFTILASSLLLLTSNIVGTEFLPAADKGELSLFVDMQPGTKLNETKATVDSIEKKLKAIPEINKVFSNTGYQNDGFNEKYGANIATINITLVPAAARKKSLSELSRDLKSLSMTVTGVKSRVSPIGLFGANEAPVQLLITGTNRDSINSAATLILNQIRSVSGVVSPRLSSEAGKPEMKLVVDRELMSKLGLSIETVGETMRMAVYGNDQLKFRDQDKETDTRIQLDVNDRHQTDQLLKLTFINSDNELVYLNQFAKVVQQSGPSVLGRRNKQPSITLLAQVAGKPVGDVGEAIKKEIQKLAIPKDIKVLYEGDLELQDDSFTNLGMALMVSFGLIYLIMVTLYNNWLFPFVILFSIPLAISGALLALALTARSMNVFSIFGLIMMMGLVVKNGILLVDKTNDLLKDSSESEQVNQSLIEAGKARFRPILMTTLAMVIGMLPLALANGASSAFSSGLAWVLIGGLSSSMFLTLVVVPVVYQSMVRLKITLAVIWLKITSKKIKVPVKSGIITLLIGISFTGRASAQDKITLSLKDAVSTGLSTNQQIKLSELEASKAKYSLKEAQSYKYPQVGISMEYDRNIKPAVFFLPAFGINSASQITFDDSQLQPIAASSKNAYNANVNLSMPIFNREVTGNVKTARLNEALNKAGIELSRWELADEIRKAYFNILISRQNLTLTDAALKRSQRHLKDSHILFEKGYANKSDTLTAWSNVELMEINAAKARSAVMQSGNYLKSLLNFPLGKELELTDTVGVQLLGDQQQVMEQLSPSTHDKRPDFKINDWKMQIAQQQLENERSKYLPSLAFVSQYSLQAQSDNFNFDHYNVPNSFYLGIKLSIPVFTGFRTNARVTQSKLALAQAVMERSLLESQANLQLSNNRLVIQENSKKIKGFEHIRSARQQAIDFIQARWQKGFAKYSEVADAELQLVQANNDYTQSIFEYLTAVAGYYKATGNIL; this is encoded by the coding sequence ATGAGTGTCACCGGACTGGCTATCAAAAGGCCGATCTTATTCATTGTATTCTTCCTGATTCTTGGTTGTCTGAGCGTAATCAGCTATCAGAAACTAAAATATGAATTGCTGCCAAACCTGGCAACACCAACTATTACCGTGATTACAGCCTATCCCGGGGCTTCACCAGAGGACGTAGAGAACAGTGTAACAAAAAAAATTGAGGATGCTGTTGCCGGAGTAAGCAAAAGCAAAAAGGTAAATTCACTGTCTTCAGATAATCTATCTGTGGTTTCCATTGAATTTATGGCAGATGCGAACCCTGATCAGGCAGAGCAAGAGGTTCAGCGTGCTGTAAACAGCACTTTAGCCGATTTCCCTACTGGTGTTAAAGCGCCTGTACTGGAAAAATTCAACGTAAATGACCTCCCCGTTTTGAAACTGGCGGTTACAGCATCGATCTCACCTCCGGCATTATATGAGCTGGTGAATAATACCCTTAAATCCAGGTTAGCACAAATTAAGGGTGTTGGCAAGGTGAAGATACTCGGAGGGACACCAAAAGAAATTAAAGTACTGGCAAAGCAGGATAAACTCATCAGTAGTGGTCTGTCTATCACCGACGTTTATGAGACTATCCGAAAAGCAAACACAGATTATCCTGTGGGAACAGTCAAAGACAGTGACGCACAATTCGGAGTTAAACTTGGCGGGAAACTGACCGATACCAACATGGTTAAAAACCTGAAGATCAAAAATTATCCTGATGGCAGCAGCCTGAGTGTGAAAGACGTAGCCAGTATTCAAATCAGTCATAAAGATGAAGAAATCAGTAGTCGCCTTAACGGTAAATCTTCTATCGCATTATTTATCAATAAACAATCCGGAGCCAATGCAGCCGAAGTAACCCAGGTAGTGAGAGAAGAACTGCAGCGCATTGAAAAGGAATATGCTGCTAAAAAGATCAAATTCAATGTAGCTCAGGATAGTTCCGAATTTACGCTTGAAGCAGCACATCAGGTATATGATGATTTGGGTATAGCAATCTTACTGGTTGCACTGGTTATGCTCGTGTTTTTGCACAGTCTCCGCAATTCTCTGATCATCATGGTTTCCATACCAGCCTCACTTTTCAGTGCCTTCATTATGATGTATGCACTGGATTATTCATTAAACCTGATGACTTTGCTGGCTATGAGCCTGGTCATTGGTGTACTGGTTGATGATTCTATAGTTGTTTTAGAAAACATTTACCACCACCTGGAAATGGGAAAAGACAAACGTACCGCTGCACTGGACGGCCGCAATGAGATCGGATTTGCCGCTTTGTCCATTACCCTGGTAGATGTCGTGGTGTTTTTGCCGATGGCGCTGGTGCCAGGGCTGGTGGGTAGTCTGATCAAAGAATTTTCACTGGTTATCGTTGTTTCTACCTTGTCAAGTTTAGTCGTTTCCTTTACACTGACCCCAATGATTGCTTCACGCTTTGCTAAATTGGAAATTTTAAACAGAAAGACAATTTTCGGCAGAATGAGTTTGTGGTTTGAAGCACAAATGCAGCGTATCACTGAAGCTTACGGCAAATTGCTGAACTGGAGCTTAAATCACCGTATTATTATCGGCCTGGTTGCTTTTACTATTTTAGCCAGTTCCCTGCTCCTGCTTACTTCGAACATTGTAGGTACTGAATTTCTACCCGCAGCAGATAAGGGCGAATTGTCCCTGTTCGTGGATATGCAGCCAGGCACAAAATTAAATGAAACAAAAGCCACTGTCGATAGCATCGAAAAAAAGCTGAAAGCTATACCGGAAATCAATAAAGTATTTTCCAATACAGGCTATCAGAATGATGGTTTCAATGAAAAATATGGTGCAAATATCGCAACTATCAATATCACACTGGTACCTGCCGCTGCCCGAAAGAAAAGTTTATCAGAGCTATCAAGAGATTTAAAATCACTTTCTATGACTGTTACAGGCGTGAAAAGCAGGGTTTCACCCATCGGTTTATTTGGTGCAAATGAAGCACCGGTACAGTTACTGATTACCGGGACTAACAGAGATAGTATAAATTCAGCAGCAACCCTTATTCTTAATCAGATCCGCAGTGTGAGTGGTGTAGTGAGCCCGAGATTATCATCCGAAGCAGGTAAACCAGAGATGAAGCTGGTAGTTGACCGTGAATTGATGTCTAAATTGGGTTTAAGCATAGAAACAGTTGGAGAAACCATGCGCATGGCTGTTTATGGCAATGATCAGCTTAAATTCCGTGACCAGGACAAAGAAACAGATACCAGGATACAATTGGATGTGAACGACCGCCATCAAACAGATCAGTTATTGAAACTTACTTTCATTAATAGTGATAATGAGCTGGTCTATCTCAATCAATTTGCCAAAGTGGTTCAGCAATCAGGTCCGTCAGTTCTTGGACGAAGAAATAAACAGCCCAGTATTACCCTGCTTGCCCAGGTGGCTGGCAAACCAGTTGGTGATGTCGGTGAAGCCATCAAAAAGGAGATACAGAAGTTAGCTATTCCTAAAGACATTAAAGTATTATATGAGGGCGACCTTGAACTCCAGGATGATTCCTTCACAAACTTAGGAATGGCTTTAATGGTGTCTTTTGGCCTGATATACCTCATTATGGTTACACTTTATAACAACTGGCTGTTTCCTTTTGTGATTCTTTTTTCCATACCGCTGGCTATTTCCGGAGCGCTGCTTGCACTTGCTTTAACAGCCAGGTCAATGAACGTTTTTTCAATTTTCGGATTGATTATGATGATGGGGCTGGTGGTGAAAAATGGTATTTTACTAGTAGATAAAACCAACGATCTTTTAAAGGATTCAAGTGAAAGTGAGCAGGTTAATCAATCACTTATCGAAGCCGGCAAGGCAAGGTTCAGGCCAATATTAATGACAACACTGGCTATGGTAATTGGCATGTTACCCCTTGCACTGGCCAATGGTGCCTCCTCTGCTTTTAGCAGTGGACTGGCCTGGGTTTTAATTGGCGGATTAAGCAGCAGTATGTTTCTGACATTGGTCGTTGTACCTGTTGTGTACCAGAGTATGGTCAGGTTAAAAATTACCCTGGCAGTGATATGGCTGAAAATTACCTCCAAAAAAATCAAAGTACCAGTCAAATCAGGTATAATTACGCTGCTGATCGGCATTAGCTTTACAGGCCGCGCCAGTGCACAGGATAAAATAACCCTTTCGCTGAAAGATGCAGTATCAACAGGTCTGAGCACTAATCAGCAAATTAAACTTTCAGAGCTTGAAGCCAGCAAAGCAAAATACAGTTTAAAAGAAGCCCAATCCTATAAATATCCGCAAGTGGGGATTTCCATGGAATACGACCGGAATATCAAACCGGCAGTTTTCTTCCTCCCTGCTTTTGGTATCAACTCTGCTTCACAAATTACCTTTGACGACTCTCAGCTGCAGCCTATAGCCGCATCCTCCAAAAATGCCTATAACGCAAACGTTAACCTCAGTATGCCAATTTTTAATAGAGAAGTTACTGGAAATGTAAAGACTGCCCGTTTAAATGAAGCTTTAAACAAGGCTGGAATAGAACTGAGCCGATGGGAACTCGCAGATGAAATCCGCAAAGCCTACTTTAATATTTTAATTTCCCGGCAAAACCTTACGCTCACCGATGCTGCATTAAAAAGGTCTCAGCGCCATTTAAAAGACAGTCATATTTTATTTGAGAAAGGCTACGCCAATAAAAGCGATACACTGACTGCCTGGAGTAATGTTGAGCTGATGGAGATCAACGCTGCCAAAGCCAGAAGTGCCGTTATGCAATCGGGAAACTACCTGAAATCTCTGCTGAATTTCCCATTGGGTAAAGAGCTGGAACTAACCGATACGGTAGGCGTTCAATTACTGGGTGATCAGCAACAGGTCATGGAACAGCTCAGTCCTTCAACTCATGATAAACGGCCTGATTTTAAAATCAATGACTGGAAAATGCAAATTGCACAACAACAGCTTGAAAATGAGCGGTCAAAATATCTGCCATCCCTGGCTTTTGTGAGTCAGTATTCTTTGCAGGCTCAGTCAGATAATTTCAATTTCGATCATTATAATGTGCCCAATAGTTTTTATTTAGGCATCAAATTGAGTATTCCCGTTTTTACAGGGTTTCGCACCAATGCAAGGGTTACACAAAGTAAGCTGGCATTAGCACAGGCGGTTATGGAACGCAGTTTATTGGAAAGTCAGGCCAATCTGCAGCTCAGCAATAACCGCCTGGTTATTCAGGAAAATTCAAAAAAGATCAAAGGCTTTGAACATATCAGATCTGCAAGGCAGCAAGCCATAGATTTTATACAAGCCAGATGGCAAAAAGGCTTTGCTAAATATAGTGAAGTAGCTGATGCAGAACTACAATTAGTCCAGGCCAATAACGACTATACCCAAAGTATTTTCGAATACCTGACCGCAGTTGCAGGTTATTATAAAGCAACAGGAAATATACTTTAA
- a CDS encoding acyloxyacyl hydrolase has product MKTKFLIPLICITISAFTVQAQNNEDVTSRKFYFDFGGAIGVFIPFDQASDQKTLVGSNAMTYLQVNYHQNYFAKLQFGQTTVDFKSQTSFGALNSIVSAKANSTNLGMSFGYQRSFGKWQPFILGGAGASFIDVPASSFDAKTNTINHTTSSATNLYINAGAGVNFKISNSFIIFTEAQGSTIPDLPKNSNTHLSGISALIGIKATL; this is encoded by the coding sequence ATGAAAACTAAATTCCTTATTCCCCTGATTTGTATCACAATATCAGCATTCACTGTTCAGGCACAAAACAATGAAGATGTGACCAGCCGGAAATTCTACTTTGATTTTGGAGGCGCTATTGGTGTTTTCATTCCTTTTGACCAGGCCAGTGATCAGAAAACGCTTGTAGGTTCCAATGCCATGACTTATCTGCAGGTTAATTATCACCAAAACTATTTTGCCAAATTACAATTTGGACAAACTACTGTTGATTTTAAATCCCAGACTTCATTCGGAGCTTTAAATTCAATCGTCAGTGCTAAAGCAAATAGTACTAATCTGGGGATGAGTTTTGGTTATCAGCGTAGCTTTGGTAAATGGCAGCCATTTATTCTGGGTGGTGCCGGTGCTTCCTTTATTGACGTTCCGGCCAGCTCTTTTGATGCGAAAACAAATACGATAAATCACACCACATCTTCTGCAACAAATCTATATATCAATGCCGGGGCCGGGGTAAACTTCAAGATTTCAAACTCCTTTATCATCTTTACTGAGGCACAAGGATCCACCATTCCGGATCTGCCAAAAAATTCAAATACGCATCTCAGTGGAATAAGTGCACTGATCGGTATTAAAGCCACCTTATAA
- a CDS encoding sensor histidine kinase codes for MHKHSYKLFRIYGYPGFGLFLYLILVLLNPYERSYNSWRFYKQLDFILEFIFCTTFAAVLFETGIQLTILLNKWYPWETRMKSRFGIQLSLHIAIVYLLLNIFFKYKFPARFEYDELLLRQTIIVGVICSLLVTAVFTAEYFFYKWNDAKLKSLEMEQLTTQAQLDALKLQLDPHFLFNNLSIVTALVEDQPATAISYLVKLSSIYRYMLANRMHNMIPLKDELEFIKAYLFLYKIRYGEGIKVNIKDSTNVCNLCLPPLTLQLLIENAIKHNIFSANTPLNIHIYFPDAESMIVENNKAPKIIQEPGTNVGLKNIHERYRLLSQKTPVITDDQHFFRVEIPLFTSEQNFK; via the coding sequence ATGCATAAGCACAGCTATAAATTATTCAGGATTTATGGATATCCAGGTTTTGGATTATTTTTATATCTGATTCTTGTCCTGCTTAATCCATACGAACGCAGCTATAATAGCTGGCGTTTTTATAAGCAGCTGGATTTCATACTGGAGTTTATTTTTTGCACAACTTTTGCAGCGGTATTATTTGAAACCGGTATCCAGCTGACCATATTATTGAATAAATGGTACCCTTGGGAAACGCGTATGAAAAGCAGGTTCGGTATTCAGCTTTCCCTGCATATTGCCATTGTTTATTTGTTGCTCAATATATTTTTTAAATATAAGTTTCCGGCCCGTTTCGAATATGATGAATTACTATTGAGACAGACTATTATTGTAGGTGTCATTTGTTCCTTGTTGGTTACCGCAGTTTTTACAGCAGAATATTTCTTTTATAAATGGAACGATGCAAAGTTGAAATCGCTGGAAATGGAACAATTGACCACACAGGCCCAACTTGATGCACTGAAGTTACAGCTTGACCCGCATTTCCTGTTTAACAACCTTAGTATAGTCACTGCTTTGGTAGAAGATCAGCCAGCTACAGCAATTTCCTACCTGGTTAAACTTTCCTCTATTTACCGGTATATGCTTGCCAACAGAATGCACAATATGATTCCACTTAAAGATGAACTGGAATTTATAAAGGCCTACTTATTTTTATATAAGATCCGGTACGGCGAGGGCATTAAGGTTAATATAAAAGACAGTACAAACGTGTGCAACCTTTGTCTTCCTCCACTAACTTTACAATTGCTGATTGAAAATGCGATTAAGCATAACATATTTAGTGCAAATACCCCCCTGAATATTCATATTTACTTTCCTGACGCGGAATCTATGATTGTGGAGAATAATAAAGCTCCTAAAATTATCCAGGAACCGGGTACAAATGTAGGCCTTAAAAATATCCACGAGAGATATCGTTTACTGAGTCAGAAAACTCCGGTTATCACTGATGACCAGCATTTTTTCAGGGTAGAAATACCATTGTTTACCAGTGAACAAAACTTTAAATAA
- a CDS encoding LytR/AlgR family response regulator transcription factor — translation MPIVLIIEDELPNVQRLEKMLRVLDKNIIFLENLQTVQASIAWLKTNVQPDIIFMDIRLIDGISFEIFNHVTITAPVIFITAYDEYALKAFEVNGIDYLLKPLDADKLEKSFRKAMAVKSPENDAHVLQLVKNMLARQPIYRSRFLIAHKDRYLMIMTTDIAYFTIENRTTFLVTHDSKRFIADQTLEVLEHELDPEFFFRISRQFIISLKSIDQIYQHFNAQLKVKLIPALNDGVIISRERSALLKKWLDQADR, via the coding sequence ATGCCCATTGTCCTGATTATTGAAGATGAACTTCCAAATGTACAGCGGTTGGAGAAGATGCTTCGTGTACTTGATAAAAACATCATATTTCTTGAAAATCTGCAAACTGTGCAGGCTAGTATAGCCTGGCTGAAAACCAATGTACAACCGGATATTATTTTTATGGACATCCGGCTGATAGACGGGATAAGCTTTGAAATATTCAATCATGTGACCATTACAGCACCTGTTATATTTATCACTGCTTATGATGAATACGCACTCAAAGCCTTTGAAGTGAACGGAATAGACTATTTACTAAAGCCATTAGATGCTGATAAACTGGAAAAAAGCTTCCGCAAAGCAATGGCAGTTAAAAGTCCTGAAAACGATGCTCATGTATTACAGCTTGTCAAAAATATGCTGGCCAGACAACCGATATACCGTTCCAGGTTCTTAATTGCCCACAAAGACAGGTACCTGATGATCATGACCACTGATATTGCTTACTTTACGATTGAAAACAGGACAACCTTCCTGGTTACCCATGATTCAAAACGCTTTATAGCAGACCAGACACTAGAAGTACTGGAACATGAGCTTGATCCGGAATTCTTTTTCAGGATTAGCCGTCAATTTATTATTTCGTTAAAGTCTATTGATCAGATCTATCAGCATTTTAATGCACAATTGAAGGTTAAACTTATACCAGCACTAAATGATGGTGTAATCATCAGCCGGGAAAGATCTGCATTGTTAAAAAAATGGCTGGATCAAGCTGACAGATAA
- a CDS encoding membrane or secreted protein, producing the protein MNKKYLLFALVLAFSLSSVAQSKKSVTVEQGIYIDQQGVIRWEKNHQEAAFFGVNYTAPFAYGYRAINRLGVSVEQAIKDDVYHFSRLGLDAFRVHVWDTEISDSSGNLINNEHLRLFDFLLAELKKRNIKTIITPIAFWGNGYPEKDENTGSFSMKYGKQRTLVEETAFLAQEKYLGQFFKHKNPYTGLTYQQDPDVIATEVNNEPQHSGPQERTTEYINRMVKAIRNTGWKKPVFYNISESPKYAGAIVKANVQGHSFQWYPTGLVAGHTQQGNYLPNVAAYTIPYDTIPGFKNRAKMVYEFDAADVLASYLYPAMARSFRTAGFQWATQFAYDPMATASSNVEYQTHYLNLAYTPSKAISLLIASRVFHELPRLKKYASDTLFEAFRLDHKKSLSEMNTAKEFYFSNTTTSKPVNSSLLQHIAGVGSSELSKYEGTGAYFIDRVEDGLWRLEVMPDAALIRDPFESNSPDKDVARINWTSHVMILDLPDLGTDFKMTAINDQRLSVMASEKKIKVTPGVYWLSRKDKKHSYTAKSVLGVIGAGEFSAPKTSLIKIFNPVTDRQKITVYNPDWKNKAVEYITAELPGASILKLKMDTTEQKPLIGFQSYFADLLDLNASEISALKSIVIRAKTGNHIPVKIKLGLITENADFFAAEALVGKEFSDIEIPLERLKKDAQLLLPRPYPGFLPLYYQSEGAAAFHLKDARKLEVTFGYGMKNRGSDQPNTLEIESVYLK; encoded by the coding sequence ATGAATAAAAAATACTTGCTATTTGCCCTGGTTCTTGCCTTCTCGTTGTCTTCTGTTGCACAATCCAAAAAGTCTGTAACCGTGGAACAGGGCATTTATATAGACCAGCAAGGGGTGATCCGCTGGGAGAAAAACCACCAGGAAGCTGCATTTTTCGGTGTTAACTATACCGCGCCATTTGCTTATGGTTATCGCGCTATCAACAGATTAGGGGTATCTGTGGAGCAGGCTATCAAAGACGATGTCTATCATTTTTCCCGCCTCGGACTGGATGCATTCAGAGTGCATGTCTGGGATACGGAAATTTCTGATTCTTCGGGAAACCTGATCAACAATGAGCACCTGAGATTATTCGATTTTTTGCTTGCGGAACTTAAAAAGAGAAATATCAAAACCATTATAACACCCATAGCTTTCTGGGGTAATGGCTACCCAGAAAAAGATGAAAATACAGGTAGTTTTTCAATGAAATATGGAAAACAGCGGACACTGGTAGAAGAAACTGCTTTTCTTGCACAGGAAAAATACCTGGGCCAGTTCTTTAAACATAAAAATCCTTATACCGGGCTTACTTATCAGCAAGATCCCGATGTGATTGCTACAGAGGTAAATAATGAGCCGCAACACAGCGGACCTCAGGAAAGGACAACTGAATATATTAACCGGATGGTAAAAGCTATTCGTAATACCGGTTGGAAGAAACCTGTTTTTTACAATATCAGTGAATCTCCAAAATATGCCGGCGCTATTGTAAAAGCAAATGTACAGGGGCATAGTTTTCAATGGTATCCAACAGGTCTTGTTGCCGGGCATACCCAACAAGGTAATTATTTGCCAAATGTTGCTGCCTATACGATTCCATATGATACCATTCCAGGTTTTAAAAACCGTGCAAAGATGGTCTATGAATTTGATGCTGCAGATGTACTGGCTTCTTATCTGTATCCTGCGATGGCAAGAAGCTTCAGGACTGCTGGATTTCAGTGGGCAACGCAGTTTGCTTATGACCCTATGGCTACAGCTTCAAGCAACGTAGAATATCAGACACATTACTTAAATCTTGCCTATACACCTTCAAAAGCAATCAGTCTGCTGATTGCTTCCAGGGTTTTTCATGAATTGCCAAGACTTAAGAAATATGCATCAGATACACTTTTTGAAGCGTTCAGGTTAGATCATAAAAAATCATTAAGTGAGATGAACACCGCTAAAGAATTTTATTTTTCGAATACAACAACCTCAAAACCCGTAAACAGTAGTCTTTTACAGCATATCGCAGGGGTCGGTAGCTCTGAACTGAGTAAATATGAAGGTACAGGCGCTTATTTTATAGACCGTGTGGAAGATGGTTTATGGCGATTAGAAGTAATGCCGGATGCTGCATTGATCAGGGATCCTTTTGAAAGCAATTCTCCGGATAAAGATGTAGCCCGGATTAACTGGACAAGCCATGTGATGATCCTGGACCTGCCTGATCTGGGGACTGATTTTAAGATGACAGCAATCAATGATCAGCGTTTATCTGTTATGGCCAGTGAGAAAAAAATAAAAGTTACGCCAGGTGTTTACTGGCTGAGCAGGAAAGATAAGAAGCATAGTTATACTGCAAAGAGTGTTCTTGGTGTGATCGGTGCTGGTGAATTTTCGGCACCAAAAACATCCTTAATCAAAATATTTAACCCGGTCACTGATAGACAAAAAATAACTGTATATAACCCTGATTGGAAGAATAAAGCTGTTGAATATATCACTGCTGAGCTACCAGGAGCTTCCATTTTAAAGTTGAAAATGGACACAACCGAACAAAAACCTCTGATTGGATTCCAAAGTTACTTTGCTGATCTGCTTGATTTAAATGCTTCAGAAATTTCGGCGTTAAAATCTATAGTAATCCGTGCAAAAACTGGTAATCACATACCTGTAAAGATCAAACTGGGACTCATTACTGAAAATGCAGATTTCTTTGCTGCGGAAGCTTTAGTGGGTAAAGAGTTCTCGGATATTGAAATTCCACTGGAGCGCTTGAAAAAAGATGCGCAATTACTTCTTCCACGTCCATACCCGGGATTTTTACCTCTTTATTATCAGTCTGAGGGAGCTGCTGCTTTTCATCTTAAAGATGCCAGGAAGCTGGAAGTGACTTTTGGCTATGGGATGAAAAACCGTGGATCTGACCAGCCTAATACACTAGAGATTGAGTCTGTCTATCTCAAATAG